A DNA window from Clostridia bacterium contains the following coding sequences:
- the gltX gene encoding glutamate--tRNA ligase, producing MNYTDLAQLLFPHITKTTADYFKAYPKRNLPEGAKVTRFAPSPTGFLHIGGLYAALISERMAHQSGGVFILRIEDTDKKREVEDGVSGIIDGLNYFGVTPDEGFVAKDTQKGNYGTYLQSERGEIYQTFAKDLVEKGLAYPCFCTEEEISAIRAEQEEKKDLPGYHGTYAKCRNLTFEQIKEKIDAGIPYVLRLKSPGSPDKKISYKDLIRGNIEIAENIVDVVILKTDGIPTYHFAHAVDDTLMGTTHVIRGDEWISSVPIHLQLFYCMGLKAPKYAHIAPIMKEEDGGKRKLSKRKDPEASVSFYGEQGYPKEGVMEYLMNLANSNFEDFRKQNPKADWREFQLNLNKMSNSGCLFDLVKLNDICKNVISRWTAEQVTEAALEWAKEQDQELFELMNRDKAYTTKLFAFDRNPEKPRKDIGKWSEVKDTFSYMFDELFAPAYELPENLQKEDMKAVAEYYKTFFDENADKQVWFDGLKDVAEQFGFAREVKEYKQNPEGFKGHVGDISSVIRVAVTGRMKSPDLHGILTALGKDKVIERLDRFVKEI from the coding sequence ATGAATTACACCGATTTGGCACAGCTGTTGTTTCCGCATATCACCAAAACAACGGCAGACTATTTTAAAGCTTATCCCAAGCGGAATTTACCCGAGGGTGCAAAGGTAACCCGTTTTGCTCCGTCGCCCACAGGCTTTTTGCATATTGGCGGTCTGTATGCGGCACTCATTTCCGAGCGGATGGCGCACCAGAGCGGCGGCGTGTTTATCCTCCGTATTGAAGATACCGACAAAAAGCGCGAAGTGGAAGACGGCGTAAGCGGTATTATCGACGGCTTGAATTACTTTGGCGTAACGCCTGACGAGGGATTTGTGGCAAAGGATACTCAGAAAGGGAATTACGGCACATACCTCCAGTCCGAGCGCGGTGAAATCTATCAGACATTTGCAAAAGACCTGGTCGAAAAGGGCTTGGCATACCCGTGCTTCTGCACCGAAGAAGAAATTTCCGCCATTCGTGCTGAGCAGGAAGAAAAAAAGGATTTGCCCGGCTATCACGGCACATACGCAAAATGCCGTAATCTGACTTTTGAGCAAATCAAAGAAAAGATTGATGCAGGCATTCCGTATGTACTCCGCTTAAAATCCCCGGGTAGCCCCGATAAGAAAATTTCTTACAAGGATTTAATCCGCGGAAACATTGAAATTGCAGAAAATATAGTGGATGTGGTTATCTTAAAAACCGACGGCATCCCCACCTACCACTTTGCACACGCGGTGGACGACACATTAATGGGTACCACACATGTTATCCGCGGTGACGAATGGATTTCGTCGGTGCCGATTCACTTACAGCTTTTCTATTGCATGGGCTTAAAAGCACCCAAATACGCACATATCGCGCCCATCATGAAGGAAGAGGACGGGGGAAAAAGAAAGCTTTCCAAGCGCAAAGACCCCGAAGCTTCTGTTTCGTTCTACGGCGAGCAGGGTTATCCCAAAGAGGGTGTTATGGAATACCTGATGAACCTTGCAAACTCCAATTTTGAAGATTTCAGAAAACAAAATCCCAAAGCCGACTGGAGAGAATTCCAGCTTAACTTAAATAAAATGAGCAATTCGGGTTGCTTGTTTGACTTGGTGAAATTAAACGACATCTGCAAAAATGTCATTTCCCGTTGGACTGCAGAGCAGGTAACCGAAGCGGCTTTAGAATGGGCAAAGGAACAGGATCAAGAGCTGTTTGAACTGATGAACAGGGACAAGGCATACACCACAAAGCTGTTTGCCTTTGACCGCAATCCCGAAAAGCCCAGAAAAGACATCGGCAAATGGAGTGAAGTGAAAGACACTTTCTCTTACATGTTTGATGAACTGTTTGCGCCTGCATATGAACTGCCCGAAAATCTCCAAAAGGAGGATATGAAGGCGGTTGCGGAATATTACAAAACCTTCTTTGACGAAAATGCAGACAAGCAAGTCTGGTTTGACGGCTTGAAGGATGTGGCAGAGCAGTTCGGCTTTGCAAGAGAAGTAAAAGAATACAAACAAAATCCCGAGGGCTTTAAAGGTCATGTGGGCGATATCAGCTCGGTGATTCGTGTTGCGGTAACCGGCAGAATGAAGAGCCCCGACCTGCACGGCATCTTAACGGCACTCGGCAAGGATAAAGTAATCGAAAGACTTGACAGATTTGTAAAGGAGATTTAA
- a CDS encoding AI-2E family transporter, producing MSGWKENKYIKISLCAFGVIAASLVLVVFVLHLDDVLNWLGFLMGVLSPFIWGFCFAYVLNYPYKLLQKGLSRKTKKGKHLPQKAVKVISMILTYVIFFAVASLFFYLVIPQVANAISEFIKLLPGYIETASDSAQRLAYKYLRRYELSYQDVFDTVTELGKQLAAEFNLNDMLGKTVAVILNASTGLKNALLGLVVSIYFLWDKERFAYSFKRVAYALMPEKYADKTIDVMRFTDKTFGGFLIAKIVDSTIIGILNYIFMAIMNMEYAILISVIVGVTNIIPFFGPFIGAIPSALLLLLVHPWHALLFVIFIIILQQFDGNFLGPKLMGDTMGIRAVFVVFAVIVFGGLFGIVGMFIGVPMFVVLYTLFSEFISARLKKREIKVK from the coding sequence ATGAGTGGCTGGAAAGAAAATAAATACATTAAAATTTCCCTTTGTGCGTTTGGTGTGATTGCGGCATCTTTGGTGCTGGTGGTGTTTGTTTTGCACTTAGACGATGTTTTAAACTGGCTCGGCTTTCTCATGGGTGTGCTTTCACCGTTCATCTGGGGTTTTTGCTTTGCGTATGTGCTGAATTATCCCTACAAGCTTTTGCAAAAAGGGCTTTCCCGAAAGACTAAAAAAGGAAAACATCTGCCCCAAAAAGCAGTGAAAGTCATTTCGATGATTTTAACCTATGTGATTTTCTTTGCGGTGGCTTCGTTGTTCTTCTATCTGGTTATTCCGCAGGTGGCAAATGCGATTTCTGAGTTCATCAAACTGCTTCCGGGGTATATTGAAACAGCCTCCGACAGTGCACAACGGCTTGCCTATAAATACCTGAGACGGTACGAGCTGTCTTATCAGGATGTGTTTGATACCGTTACAGAGCTTGGTAAGCAGCTGGCGGCAGAATTCAATTTAAATGATATGCTCGGCAAAACGGTTGCAGTGATTTTAAATGCCTCTACAGGTCTTAAAAATGCATTGCTGGGTCTTGTGGTTTCCATCTATTTTCTATGGGACAAAGAACGGTTTGCCTATAGCTTCAAGCGCGTAGCATATGCGCTGATGCCTGAAAAGTATGCAGACAAGACCATTGATGTAATGCGTTTTACAGACAAAACCTTTGGCGGATTTTTGATTGCAAAAATTGTAGACTCCACCATTATTGGTATTTTAAACTATATTTTCATGGCGATTATGAACATGGAATATGCAATTTTAATTTCGGTGATTGTGGGTGTGACCAACATCATCCCGTTCTTTGGTCCGTTTATCGGTGCCATTCCGTCGGCATTGCTGTTGCTTTTGGTACATCCCTGGCACGCGTTGCTGTTTGTGATTTTCATCATTATCCTGCAACAGTTTGACGGAAACTTCTTAGGCCCGAAGCTCATGGGCGATACCATGGGTATCCGCGCGGTATTTGTTGTGTTCGCGGTTATCGTGTTCGGCGGATTGTTCGGCATTGTGGGTATGTTTATCGGTGTGCCGATGTTTGTAGTGCTCTACACCCTGTTCTCCGAATTCATTTCCGCAAGGCTGAAGAAAAGAGAGATTAAGGTAAAATGA
- a CDS encoding LysR family transcriptional regulator, with product MELLQLKYFCDAAQTESFSATARKYSVPASNISQSVHRLEKGLGVSLFTRTANRIRLSDDGEIFLRGVKTALLSLENAKKAVQSRGEIRGEIRICILTNRRIVTKVIGEFKKQYPDVTFKIKHFKAHEADSFDVIIGDGQVYPAGFSATKLIEEKLMLAVHKDYIGQAQSLPSLRFITMQKTASQYFYTTETCKKLGFVPNIAIETDDPSYVRAYIEMGLGAAIVPVFSWEGLFSEQIYFKDIGDFSRTTFLYVNQNRYATPAIQLFHRAIVKACKNTQNG from the coding sequence ATGGAGCTTTTGCAGTTAAAATATTTTTGTGATGCGGCGCAAACCGAGAGTTTTTCTGCCACCGCAAGAAAATACAGTGTGCCCGCATCCAATATTTCCCAGAGCGTACACCGTCTGGAAAAAGGGCTTGGGGTATCCCTTTTTACGCGCACTGCCAACCGTATCCGCTTAAGCGACGACGGGGAAATTTTCTTGCGCGGTGTAAAAACGGCGCTGCTTTCTTTGGAAAATGCCAAAAAAGCAGTACAAAGCCGGGGCGAAATCCGCGGAGAAATACGGATTTGCATTTTAACCAATCGTCGTATTGTAACCAAGGTCATTGGTGAATTTAAGAAGCAATATCCGGATGTGACTTTTAAGATTAAGCATTTTAAAGCGCACGAGGCAGACAGCTTTGATGTTATTATCGGGGACGGTCAGGTGTATCCGGCAGGTTTTTCTGCCACAAAGCTGATTGAAGAAAAGCTTATGCTTGCGGTGCATAAGGATTATATCGGACAAGCGCAAAGCTTGCCTTCTCTGCGCTTTATAACCATGCAAAAAACGGCAAGTCAGTATTTTTACACAACAGAAACCTGTAAAAAGCTTGGATTTGTGCCCAATATTGCCATTGAAACGGATGACCCGTCTTATGTGCGTGCCTACATCGAAATGGGACTTGGCGCGGCAATCGTGCCTGTCTTTTCCTGGGAAGGCCTTTTTTCCGAGCAGATTTACTTTAAAGATATTGGCGATTTCTCCCGTACTACCTTTTTGTATGTGAACCAGAACCGCTACGCAACCCCTGCAATTCAGCTTTTTCACAGAGCGATTGTCAAAGCGTGTAAAAATACACAAAATGGGTAA
- a CDS encoding chromate transporter, with the protein MTYITLFLEFFKTGLFAIGGGMATLPFLFELTKYGWYTKAELMDMIAVAESTPGPIGVNMATYAGFSAGGVWGAILATVGLVTPSVIIVILVYKILQKFRQSTLVENGFYGLRPAVAGLIIVACSELFRLSVLKADITWAWDGIFQLKPLLLFIVLGVASYKFKKMHPIVFILIGAVAGILLKL; encoded by the coding sequence ATGACATACATCACTTTGTTTTTGGAATTTTTCAAAACCGGACTTTTTGCCATCGGCGGCGGTATGGCAACCTTGCCCTTTTTGTTTGAATTAACAAAATACGGTTGGTATACCAAGGCAGAGCTTATGGATATGATTGCGGTAGCCGAATCCACACCCGGTCCCATCGGTGTAAATATGGCAACCTATGCAGGCTTTTCCGCGGGCGGTGTGTGGGGCGCAATTCTTGCCACCGTCGGACTGGTCACCCCTTCAGTTATAATTGTAATACTGGTCTATAAAATTTTGCAAAAATTCAGACAGTCCACCCTCGTGGAAAACGGCTTTTACGGACTCCGTCCTGCTGTAGCCGGGCTGATTATCGTGGCTTGCTCCGAGCTTTTCCGTCTTTCTGTTTTAAAAGCAGATATCACATGGGCGTGGGACGGCATTTTTCAGTTAAAACCGCTCCTGCTCTTTATCGTGCTGGGCGTTGCAAGCTATAAATTCAAAAAAATGCACCCCATAGTGTTTATCTTAATCGGCGCCGTAGCCGGCATCCTCTTAAAGCTTTAA
- a CDS encoding glutamine--tRNA ligase/YqeY domain fusion protein — MEEMTNFIIEAIDKDLEDGVYNRVQTRFPPEPNGYLHIGHVKAINIDFSMAKKYGGTCNLRLDDTNPTKEDVEYVESIKEDIEWLGFKWDKVLYASDYFPIIHECAIKLIKKGKAYVCELTPEQMREYRGTFSTPGIESPYRNRSVEENLDLFTRMTNGEFETGSMVLRAKIDMASGNLNMRDPIIYRVLKATHHRTGDKWCVYPMYDFAHPISDTAEGVTHSLCSLEFEDHRPLYDWVLKECEFEQPSRQIEFARLNLNYTLTSKRKCLQLVKEGIVDGWDDPRMSTICGLRRRGYPAEALIDFVNRVGVAKAHSVVDYGVLEACAREFLNEKAPRAMAVFNPLKVTIENYPDGEREWLEVDVNPNDESMGKKSISFSKEIYIEADDFMEVPVKGYKRLTPDNEVRLKGAYFVRVKEIVKDEDGEVQELICTYDPASKGGNSPDGRKVKGTIQWVDAGNCHTADVHMYDRLFLTSNPSGEDGETDIMENLNPNSMTVLKNCKMDADLKDAKPGTTYQFMRNGYFTVDTKQPVFNLTVTLKDSFKI, encoded by the coding sequence ATGGAAGAAATGACAAACTTTATTATAGAAGCCATTGACAAGGATTTAGAGGACGGGGTGTATAACCGTGTACAAACCCGTTTTCCGCCCGAGCCAAACGGCTATCTGCACATCGGCCACGTAAAAGCCATTAACATCGACTTTTCCATGGCTAAAAAATACGGCGGTACCTGTAACCTCCGCTTAGACGACACCAACCCCACCAAGGAAGATGTGGAATATGTAGAATCCATCAAGGAAGACATTGAATGGTTGGGCTTTAAGTGGGACAAGGTTTTGTATGCCTCCGACTATTTCCCGATTATTCATGAATGTGCGATTAAACTTATCAAAAAGGGCAAGGCATATGTTTGCGAATTAACCCCCGAACAGATGCGGGAATACAGAGGCACTTTTTCCACCCCGGGTATCGAAAGCCCCTACAGAAACAGAAGTGTGGAAGAAAATTTAGACCTCTTTACCCGCATGACCAACGGCGAATTTGAAACCGGCTCTATGGTTTTGCGTGCAAAAATTGATATGGCATCGGGTAACCTCAACATGCGTGACCCCATTATTTACCGCGTGCTCAAGGCAACCCACCACAGAACAGGGGACAAGTGGTGCGTATATCCCATGTACGATTTCGCACACCCCATTTCGGATACCGCAGAGGGCGTAACCCACTCCCTTTGCTCTTTGGAATTTGAAGATCACAGACCTCTTTATGACTGGGTATTGAAAGAATGTGAATTTGAACAGCCCTCCAGACAGATTGAGTTTGCACGTCTTAACTTAAACTACACCTTAACCAGTAAGAGAAAATGCTTACAGTTGGTAAAAGAGGGCATTGTAGACGGTTGGGATGACCCGAGAATGTCCACCATCTGCGGTTTGCGCAGAAGAGGCTACCCTGCAGAAGCACTGATTGACTTTGTAAACCGCGTAGGCGTTGCAAAGGCACACTCTGTTGTGGACTACGGTGTTTTAGAGGCTTGTGCAAGAGAATTTTTAAACGAAAAAGCTCCCCGTGCCATGGCAGTATTCAATCCCTTGAAGGTCACCATTGAAAACTATCCCGACGGTGAAAGAGAATGGTTAGAAGTGGATGTAAACCCCAACGACGAATCCATGGGCAAAAAATCCATTTCCTTCTCTAAAGAAATCTACATTGAAGCAGATGACTTTATGGAAGTTCCCGTTAAGGGCTATAAGCGCTTAACCCCCGACAACGAAGTGCGCTTAAAGGGTGCATACTTTGTACGGGTTAAAGAAATTGTAAAAGACGAAGACGGTGAAGTGCAAGAACTGATTTGCACCTATGACCCGGCATCTAAAGGCGGTAATTCCCCCGACGGCAGAAAGGTAAAGGGAACCATCCAGTGGGTGGATGCAGGCAACTGCCACACCGCAGATGTACACATGTACGACAGACTGTTCTTAACCTCCAACCCCTCGGGCGAGGACGGCGAAACCGATATTATGGAAAACTTAAATCCCAATTCCATGACCGTTTTGAAAAACTGCAAAATGGATGCGGATTTAAAGGATGCAAAGCCCGGCACAACCTATCAGTTTATGCGTAACGGTTATTTCACAGTGGATACAAAGCAACCTGTGTTTAACTTAACCGTAACCTTAAAGGATTCATTTAAAATTTGA
- the metG gene encoding methionine--tRNA ligase produces MNGEKFYITTAIAYTSRKPHVGNTYEVVLTDAIARYKRSRGYDVYFLTGTDEHGIKIQEIAEEAGISPKTYVDGVAGQIKDIWNLMGATYDKFIRTTDDYHEKTVQKIFKKFYDQGDIYKSEYEGMYCVPCETFFTESQLKDGKCPDCGRDVELAKEEAYFFKMSKYQDRLMEYIETHPEFIQPESRKNEMVNNFLKPGLQDLCVSRTSFTWGVPVDFDPKHVVYVWIDALSNYITALGYSPDGSDALFNKYWPADVHVIGKDILRFHTIYWPIMLMALDLPLPKQVLGHPWLLFANDKMSKSKGNVIYADDLVDLFGVDAVRYYLLHEMPFANDGNITYDMIISKYNADLANVLGNLVNRTVAMNNKYFDGEIQSGDVKDALDDELIACMNETVQKVQEKMDTYHVADALDEIWNLLRRSNKYIDETTPWSLAKDEAQKGRLGTVLYNLLESIRVAASLLAPFMPETAEKIAQQIGVSDLDVAIKAGDKTGEPVALFQRLDEAKKMEEIQSYLAEKYPAEPEEEQIEYPEFKEEIEFDEFLKMDLRVAKVLSCEEVPKANKLLKFNLKVGNEERVIVSGIKKWYKPEDLTGKNVLIIANLKPRKIMSIESKGMILSAAIGEELSVTTTLDPEFKNGSEVC; encoded by the coding sequence ATGAATGGTGAAAAATTTTATATTACCACGGCAATTGCATACACCTCCCGTAAGCCCCATGTGGGCAACACCTATGAGGTGGTTTTGACCGATGCCATTGCCCGTTACAAAAGAAGCCGCGGTTATGATGTGTATTTCTTAACCGGTACCGACGAACACGGCATCAAAATCCAGGAAATCGCAGAAGAAGCAGGCATTTCGCCCAAAACCTATGTGGACGGCGTGGCAGGGCAGATTAAAGACATCTGGAACTTAATGGGTGCAACCTATGACAAGTTCATCCGCACCACCGATGACTACCACGAAAAAACCGTACAGAAAATTTTCAAGAAATTCTATGACCAGGGCGATATTTATAAGAGTGAATACGAGGGTATGTACTGCGTGCCCTGTGAAACCTTCTTTACCGAAAGCCAGTTAAAGGATGGCAAATGCCCCGATTGTGGCAGAGACGTAGAGCTTGCTAAAGAAGAAGCATACTTCTTTAAAATGAGCAAGTACCAGGACAGATTGATGGAATACATCGAAACCCATCCCGAATTCATTCAGCCCGAATCCAGAAAGAATGAAATGGTTAATAACTTCTTAAAGCCGGGTCTGCAGGATTTGTGTGTTTCCCGTACCTCCTTTACCTGGGGCGTTCCGGTAGACTTTGATCCTAAGCATGTGGTTTATGTTTGGATTGACGCACTTTCTAACTATATCACCGCTTTAGGCTACAGCCCCGATGGCTCGGATGCGTTGTTTAACAAATACTGGCCTGCTGATGTGCATGTTATCGGTAAGGATATTTTGCGTTTCCATACTATTTACTGGCCCATTATGTTAATGGCTCTGGATTTACCGCTCCCGAAGCAGGTGTTAGGTCACCCCTGGCTGTTGTTTGCCAACGACAAAATGAGTAAGTCCAAGGGCAATGTTATCTATGCAGACGACCTTGTGGATTTGTTCGGTGTAGACGCGGTTCGTTATTACCTGCTCCACGAAATGCCCTTTGCCAATGATGGTAACATCACCTATGACATGATTATTTCCAAATATAATGCAGACCTCGCAAATGTACTGGGTAACCTGGTAAACCGTACCGTTGCCATGAACAATAAGTACTTTGACGGCGAAATTCAGTCTGGCGATGTGAAAGACGCGTTGGATGACGAGCTGATTGCCTGCATGAACGAAACCGTGCAGAAAGTACAGGAAAAAATGGATACCTATCATGTGGCAGATGCATTGGATGAAATCTGGAATCTGCTCCGCAGAAGCAACAAATATATCGACGAAACCACACCCTGGTCGCTGGCAAAAGACGAAGCACAAAAGGGAAGACTGGGTACCGTTTTGTATAACCTTTTAGAATCCATCCGCGTTGCGGCTTCGCTTTTAGCGCCCTTCATGCCCGAAACCGCTGAAAAAATCGCGCAACAGATTGGTGTTTCCGATTTGGATGTCGCAATCAAGGCAGGGGATAAAACCGGTGAGCCGGTAGCCCTGTTCCAGAGACTGGACGAAGCAAAGAAAATGGAAGAAATTCAAAGCTATTTAGCGGAAAAATATCCTGCAGAACCCGAGGAAGAACAAATCGAATATCCCGAATTCAAAGAAGAAATCGAATTTGATGAATTCTTAAAAATGGATTTGCGTGTAGCGAAAGTTCTTTCCTGCGAAGAAGTGCCGAAAGCCAATAAACTCTTAAAATTCAACCTCAAGGTGGGAAATGAAGAAAGAGTGATTGTATCGGGCATCAAAAAGTGGTATAAGCCCGAAGACCTGACAGGTAAAAACGTGCTGATTATCGCAAACCTCAAGCCCAGAAAGATTATGAGCATCGAGTCTAAGGGCATGATTTTATCCGCGGCAATCGGGGAAGAATTGTCGGTTACCACCACCTTAGACCCCGAATTCAAGAACGGGAGCGAGGTATGTTAA
- a CDS encoding chromate transporter has protein sequence MKELLYLFWVFCRIGACTFGGGYAMLPIIQRELVESRGWLTDEEITDYYAIGQMTPGVIAVNVATFVGMKRKGIPGAICTTLGVITPSVIIIIAIAAVLMKFMDNPYVIHAFAGIRVAVLGLMLKTIVTLIKKGVKDWFTFLIFFATVSTIFMPVSPAIVVFAAAILGILFKRWVVREK, from the coding sequence ATGAAAGAGCTTTTGTATTTATTCTGGGTGTTTTGCCGTATCGGTGCCTGCACCTTTGGCGGTGGCTATGCTATGCTCCCCATTATTCAGAGGGAACTTGTGGAAAGCCGTGGCTGGCTCACCGATGAAGAAATCACCGATTATTATGCCATCGGACAAATGACACCCGGCGTCATTGCCGTAAATGTTGCAACCTTTGTGGGTATGAAACGAAAAGGTATACCGGGTGCAATCTGTACAACATTAGGTGTCATTACACCGTCGGTTATCATTATTATTGCCATTGCCGCAGTGCTTATGAAATTTATGGATAATCCGTATGTAATCCACGCCTTTGCAGGTATCCGTGTTGCAGTTTTGGGACTCATGCTTAAAACCATCGTAACTCTAATTAAAAAGGGCGTAAAGGATTGGTTTACATTTTTAATTTTCTTTGCAACCGTGTCCACCATTTTTATGCCCGTTTCGCCTGCCATTGTTGTGTTTGCAGCGGCAATTTTAGGCATACTCTTTAAAAGATGGGTGGTGCGTGAAAAATGA
- a CDS encoding TatD family hydrolase — protein sequence MLNNKLFDSHAHLDDDQFNDDFEEVIEKITSSCVKFVVDVGASLESSEDAVKIAEKVPFVYAAVGLHPCSAEECTEEGMQKIRALATHEKVVAIGESGLDYYWDDCPRDVQKMSFIKHIELANELHLPLIVHNRDAHGDTLAILKEHRPENAIIHCFSGSSEMARELVKMGYYISFSGSLTFKNAKNLPEALKEVPLDRLLVETDSPYLSPEPFRGKRNDPTRVEFTARKAAEILGISFDELCEKTFGNAKRVYNLR from the coding sequence ATGTTAAATAATAAGTTGTTTGATTCGCACGCACATTTGGACGACGATCAATTCAACGACGATTTTGAAGAAGTGATTGAAAAAATCACTTCTTCTTGCGTAAAATTCGTTGTGGATGTGGGTGCGAGCTTAGAAAGCTCGGAGGATGCGGTAAAAATTGCCGAAAAAGTGCCGTTTGTGTATGCGGCGGTGGGCTTGCACCCCTGCTCTGCAGAGGAGTGTACCGAAGAAGGCATGCAAAAAATCCGTGCATTGGCAACCCACGAAAAGGTGGTCGCCATCGGCGAAAGCGGTCTGGATTATTATTGGGATGATTGTCCGCGCGACGTGCAGAAAATGTCTTTTATCAAGCACATTGAACTGGCAAACGAATTGCATTTGCCCCTTATCGTGCACAATCGGGACGCCCATGGGGACACTTTAGCCATTTTAAAGGAACACCGCCCCGAAAATGCCATCATTCATTGCTTTTCGGGGAGTAGCGAAATGGCAAGAGAGCTTGTGAAAATGGGCTATTATATCTCTTTTTCCGGCTCACTTACCTTTAAAAATGCAAAAAATCTGCCAGAGGCTTTAAAAGAAGTGCCCCTGGACAGACTTTTGGTGGAAACCGATTCGCCCTATCTCTCGCCCGAGCCGTTCCGCGGTAAGCGCAACGACCCCACGCGGGTGGAATTTACTGCCCGTAAAGCGGCGGAAATTTTGGGCATCTCTTTTGATGAGCTTTGTGAAAAAACATTTGGAAACGCAAAACGCGTATATAATCTGAGGTAA